One segment of Strix aluco isolate bStrAlu1 chromosome 4, bStrAlu1.hap1, whole genome shotgun sequence DNA contains the following:
- the LOC141922165 gene encoding LOW QUALITY PROTEIN: uncharacterized protein LOC141922165 (The sequence of the model RefSeq protein was modified relative to this genomic sequence to represent the inferred CDS: inserted 2 bases in 2 codons) — MGCANPVGYSDIHSGPACSSWDTRGAPCRHPAPTLQPQWAPWPATGLQARAGYGAXRMCGAAGCRGGSGAQRGRAAAGGGPFKRGGGGTMAIITLALEVTPGPLRFHLGRGRGDGPLPGGGGEGGGRRGGAARPGXGSARRRTRPPAPEGHCGAGTGAAAAAGPRRFLPPPLKVRGGPGRDPTRRARAVGPFVCRARGAATSPCSHPGRGAVRDPRAAARSRLRRVRERRERPWGRPRASAAPLLGFGGDVEIGRRSRLLPWPVLLTHQKPPGISSVVIFLAQTAPGDYSFCCAVTVVQTSSSQMRALAAGAA, encoded by the exons ATGGGCTGTGCCAACCCCGTGGGATACAGTGACATCCACTCGGGACCTGCCTGCTCCTCGTGGGACACGAGGGGAGCCCCATGCAGGCATCCAGCTCCCACCCTGCAACCCCAGTGGGCTCCGTGGCCTGCCACGGGGCTGCAGGCCCGGGCGGGGTACGGGG GTAGAATGTGTGGGGCGGCAGGGTgtcgggggggcagcggggcgcaGCGGGGCAGGGCGGCGGCAGGCGGCGGGCCCTTtaagcgcggcggcggcgggacaaTGGCCATTATCACTTTAGCTTTGGAAGTGACCCCCGGCCCGCTCCGCTTTCATctgggccggggccgcggggatGGCCCGCTTCCtggcgggggaggggagggagggggcaggcggggaggggcggcccggcccg ccggctcggcccggcgcCGCACGCGGCCGCCCGCTCCCGAGGGTCACTGCGGGGCTGGcaccggggcggcggcagcggcgggtcCGCGCCGCTTCCTGCCGCCGCCCTTAAAGGTGCGGGGCGGCCCAGGGCGCGACCCGACCCGCCGAGCCAG GGCTGTTGGTCCCTTTGTCTGCCGGGCGAGGGGGGCGGCCACCAGCCCGTGCTCCCACCCGGGGCGCGGGGCTGTCCGCGACCCGCGGGCGGCTGCACGGAGCCGCCTCCGCCGCGTTCGGGAGAGGCGTGAGCGGCCGTGGGGGCGGCCGCGG GCGAGTGCTGCCCCGCTTCTGGGCTTCGGTGGAGATGTGGAGATTGGCAGACGGAGCAGGCTTCTCCCGTGGCCAGTGCTGCTCACCCACCAGAAACCCCCCGGGATTTCTAGTGTGGTGATATTTCTAGCCCAGACAGCTCCTGGAGACTACAGCTTCTGTTGTGCAGTTACGGTGGTTCAAACCTCCTCCTCTCAAATGAGAGCCTTGGCCGCTGGGGCAGCCTGA
- the VRTN gene encoding vertnin produces the protein MIQRHQLVQSVLQELQEATECFGLEGLTSAALEAERTLSSFSLPSYCGRQFQEELEVDRVARSLYPEDAPSNMLPLVCKGEGNRLFEAASVLLWGNPGLSLELQVRTVVEMLLHKQYYLNGMIDSKVMLQAARYSLCTEETPEMTSLPMAILEAIFDADIKATCFPGTFANMWHVYALASVLQCNIYSIYPMSNLKIRPYFNRLIRPRKCGPRTSTLHIMWSGQQLSRQVFKAQYFVAVVGLEELEPTMPSPELPVQPMKTLELLNSDPQLTYSNLRDRYSITKSTFYRWKRQSREHRQKAAARFAAKHFLQSCFQEGNIIPLQHFRQMFPEISRSTYYAWKHEMQSMVNGDASSLAEAHGLQELHRNVPKKADVDEPANSGVSLRCPSPSLDPIQAGIFMQGAKSYLEKCISMNTLVPYRCFKRSFPGISRSTYYNWRRKAIKENPNFNTPQSPLDNQKPVAIGKPFLKLKPSSVPVRKRLNGERPAPKSLLQLKPSLCWRKQLRDVAKRRVQQWRLPFCKYRLRYPSLSSTAYWFWKGSSQALRQHRLPWTSSSRPLNRVASLAPPRVQPGLKPQCHMEVATKQLNKPVPATPYNATISGYAMSERANNRMFVMDVIATAQFKAQAKLFLQQRFESKTFPTYKEFSARFPLTARSTYYMWKRALHDGLTLVDA, from the coding sequence ATGATCCAGCGGCACCAGCTggtgcagtctgtgctgcaggagctgcaggaagcCACCGAATGCTTTGGTCTGgagggcctcaccagtgctgcgCTGGAGGCAGAGAGGACCCTGTCATCTTTCTCCCTGCCCAGCTATTGTGGGAGGCAGTTCCAAGAGGAGCTGGAGGTTGATCGGGTAGCCAGGAGCCTCTATCCTGAGGATGCCCCAAGTAACATGCTGCCTCTAGTTTGCAAAGGTGAGGGGAACCGCCTCTTTGAGGCTGCCAGCGTGCTGCTCTGGGGCAACCCCGGCCTCAGCCTGGAGCTGCAGGTGCGTACGGTGGTGGAGATGCTGCTGCACAAGCAATACTACTTGAATGGCATGATCGACTCCAAGGTGATGCTGCAGGCTGCCCGCTACTCCCTCTGCACTGAGGAGACCCCGGAGATGACCAGCCTTCCCATGGCTATCCTGGAGGCCATCTTTGATGCTGATATCAAAGCTACCTGTTTTCCTGGTACCTTTGCCAACATGTGGCATGTCTATGCTCTTGCCTCAGTACTGCAGTGTAACATCTACTCCATCTACCCCATGAGCAACTTGAAGATCCGGCCCTATTTCAACCGGCTCATTCGGCCCAGGAAGTGTGGCCCACGAACCTCCACACTCCACATCATGTGGTCAGGGCAGCAGCTCTCCCGGCAGGTCTTCAAAGCGCAGTACTTTGTGGCCGTGGTTGGCCTAGAGGAGCTAGAACCCACAATGCCTTCACCAGAGCTTCCTGTCCAGCCCATGAAGACCCTTGAGCTGCTGAACAGTGACCCCCAGCTGACTTACTCCAACCTGCGTGACCGGTACAGCATTACCAAGAGCACCTTCTACCGCTGGAAGCGCCAGTCTCGTGAACACCGGCAGAAAGCAGCTGCCAGATTTGCAGCCAAACACTTCCTCCAGTCCTGCTTTCAGGAGGGCAATATAATCCCCCTCCAGCACTTCCGACAAATGTTTCCAGAAATCTCCCGATCCACGTACTATGCCTGGAAGCATGAGATGCAGAGCATGGTCAATGGTGATGCCTCTTCTCTGGCTGAGGCCCATGGGTTGCAGGAGCTTCACAGGAATGTCCCAAAAAAGGCGGATGTAGATGAGCCAGCAAATTCAGGGGTGAGCTTAAGATGTCCAAGTCCTTCCCTAGACCCCATCCAAGCAGGAATCTTCATGCAAGGAGCCAAATCCTACCTGGAGAAATGCATTTCCATGAACACTCTGGTGCCCTACAGATGCTTCAAGCGCAGCTTTCCTGGCATCTCCAGGTCCACTTACTACAACTGGCGAAGAAAAGCAATCAAGGAGAACCCCAACTTCAACACCCCCCAGTCTCCCTTGGATAACCAGAAACCTGTAGCAATAGGAAAGCCATTCCTGAAGTTGAAGCCAAGCAGCGTGCCTGTTAGGAAGAGGCTGAATGGAGAGCGGCCAGCACCCAAGAGTCTTCTGCAGCTCAAACCCTCTCTGTGCTGGAGAAAGCAGCTGCGAGATGTGGCCAAAAGACGGGTCCAGCAATGGCGCCTGCCATTCTGCAAGTACCGCCTGCGCTACCCGTCTCTCTCCTCCACAGCCTACTGGTTTTGGAAGGGCAGCAGCCAGGCCCTCAGGCAGCATCGCCTGCCCTGGACCAGCTCCAGCCGGCCGTTGAACCGGGTGGCTTCCCTGGCACCTCCAAGAGTACAGCCAGGCCTCAAACCCCAGTGCCACATGGAGGTAGCCACCAAGCAGCTAAATAAGCCAGTACCAGCTACACCATACAACGCCACCATTTCAGGCTATGCCATGTCAGAAAGAGCCAACAACCGAATGTTTGTGATGGATGTGATTGCCACTGCCCAGTTCAAGGCACAGGCTaagctgtttctgcagcagcGCTTTGAGTCGAAGACCTTCCCCACCTACAAGGAGTTCAGTGCCCGCTTCCCACTTACAGCACGTTCCACTTATTACATGTGGAAGCGTGCCCTGCATGATGGGCTGACACTTGTGGATGCCTGA